The genomic interval CGGTCCCGTTGCCCCAGGAGCCGCCCTGCGCCTTGTAGAGGCCCGCGGACCCGTAGAGGAAGCAGACCTGGGCCGCGATGACGAACATGCCGCAGTTGTGCAGCACGGCCGTCAGAGTCCGCTGGGAGGAGCCGAGTCGGTGCCGGAGACCGTCGGCATCCGGGGCCGCCGAGCTCCTCGCCGTCTTCCCCGTGGAGGCCTGGAGACGGGTTCTGCGCGCATCCAGGGACCAGCGTCGGCCGCACGCGGTGAGGACGAGGTACAGGGCCATGAGGAGGATGAGGTTGTCTCCTCCGTCCGTCATGAAGATCGCCCTGGCGTGGAACGACGCGACCACGACAGCGAACAGCACGGACACCGCTCGGGTACGCCAGCCCAGCATGAAGAGCGCGGACGTGACGAGGGCCAGCGCGTAGCAGCTCTCGAAGTACGGCCGGCTGTCGGACAGGGTGAGGATGCTGGCCCACCCCGTCTGGTCGAACAGCTGTCTGGCCAGCTCGGGCGTCCACGGTGATCCGGGTCCCCAGATCTCGTCGCGGTGCGGAAACTCGCGCAGGAGGAAGACGAGGTAGAGGAGTCCGTAGCCGATGCGCAGAACGGCCGCGGCGTAGAGGGAGACCGGCCGCTCGGTCAGGACGGTGAGAAACGCGCCGATCCGCTCCGGGGCACGGCACGGCGGGTCGGTTTCCGCCCCGCCGGGGATACGGCGGTGCGGAGCGAGTGCCTGCTCAGTTTCCACGGGGGGTCACCTTCCACCAGGGCAGATACCGCGTTTCGACGGACCTCGGCGCGGCAGCCGACGAGCCGGGGCCGGGCCCCTGGGCCGAGGCGGCGATGGGCACGGTGATCACCCGCAGCTGGACGGACTCGAAAGTGCCGCCGCGCCGCTCGGCGATGCGGTCCGCCGCGATGTCGGTCAGGTACTTCTGCATCATCAGCGCCCGCTCCGAGCGGGGCCGGTCGTCACCACCATGGGTCTCGAGGTACGAACTCCAGGCCCGCCGCAGCATGTTCTGCGCGGTGTGACTCGGGAAGGCGTCATGCCTCACCGCCGAGTTGTCGACGCCGCTCAGATCGAACCAGCCGCTCACCCGCACCCTGCCGTCCGCGGTGGTGTGCAGGGTCCTTGCCGAGATCTGCCGGTTGACCGACTCCGGATCCGGGGCGAAGAGCCGCCAGTTCTGTTCGAACAGGGGGAAGACCCAGGCGTTGATCTGCCGGCTGTACTGCCGGGAGAGCGGATTCGGGGGTGCCACGTGCAGAAACACCAGGAGAACGTGGACCAGGGCTGTCGCCAGGCACAGGGCCACAGCTGCGCCCGTTCCCGCCTTGAGGAGCACGGGCGGAGGCTTCGAAAGCCCATGGCGCGGAAGGGTGGTCCCGCTCCGACCCCGGCTCCGGTCCGATTCGTCGACGTCCGCCGTTTCGATGCCGCCCGGTACGGCCTCGCCCGGTACGGCCCCGCCCGGGCTTTCCATCCTGGCTTCTCTCACTGTTTCTCCTGAGATCGCGCCAACGGCGCGCGACGGAACCGACCACAATCCGTCGCGCGCCGCTCGTCCTGCTCGCTCAAGGGGAGCTAGGCAGCTTCCTTGTCGTGGCCTTCGTGATCGGTGCCGTAGCCCTCGGGCTTGTCGGGGTTGCCCTGATGCCCGCCATAACCGCCGTGGTCATCGGGCTTCCCGCCGTGATCGTGGTCGCTGGGCTTCTCGTCGTGATCGTGGCCGCCGGGCTTCTCGCCATGGTCGTGGTCGCCGGGCTTCTCGCCATGGTCATGGTCGCCGGGCTTCTCGCCATGGTCGTGGTCGCCGGGCTGGTGGCCGTGATCGTGATCGCCGTTTCCGCCGATCGAGCCGCCTGTCACACCGCCGTTCGTCCCGCCGATCGAGCCGCCGTTCGTACCGCCCGTGGTGCCGCTGGTGGTAACGCCCGCGACCAGACCACCCAGCACGCCTCCGGTGGTTCCGCCCGTCGTCAGGACACCGCCGAGAAGACCGCCGCCGGTTCCGCCGCCCGTCGGCACACCGCCGATGACGCCGACCGTGGTGCTGCCCGTCGTGCCCGTGGTGGTGCTGCCCGTCGTGCCCGTGGTGGTGCCGCCCGACGTGGCACCGGCGACAACGCCACCCGTGATCAGACCACCGGTGGTTCCGCCGGCGGCACACGTACCGCGGTTGATCGTGTTGCTGTCCAGCGTCACGGCGCCGGTACGGGCCAGCGCCCGGCCGGCGATGGTCGCTCCCGTGGTGACGGTGATCGACGCCTGGGCCATGATCGTGCCCACGAAGGTGGAGTTGGTGCCGAGGGTGGCCGAACTGCCGATCTGCCAGTACACGTTGCACGGCGAGGCGCCGTTGACGAGAGACACGGCGCTGCCGGATGCCGTCGTCAGGGTCGAACCGATCTGGAACACCCAGACCGCGCTGGGGTCGCCGTGTGCGTCGAGAGTGAGCGTGCCGGTGATGCCCGCGGAGATGGGGGCCTTGTAGACGCCCGGATCCAGCGTCCTGCCACCGAGCTCCACGGGGTCGGGAGCGGTGGGGTACGTGACGTCCGGCGCCTGTCCGGCAGCGTTGTTGTACGCCGTGACCAGATCGCTCTTGGCCTGGAGTGCCACCGCGTCCGCGGAGTGCACGGCTCCGTT from Streptomyces sp. CC0208 carries:
- a CDS encoding ice-binding family protein, which translates into the protein MTLNIPEAPLRRTMSMWIAAVTAVVIAAVVLAMTPTTASAIATPVPLGTASSFAVLAGSQVTNTGPSLITGDLGVSPGTAITGFPPGVVNGAVHSADAVALQAKSDLVTAYNNAAGQAPDVTYPTAPDPVELGGRTLDPGVYKAPISAGITGTLTLDAHGDPSAVWVFQIGSTLTTASGSAVSLVNGASPCNVYWQIGSSATLGTNSTFVGTIMAQASITVTTGATIAGRALARTGAVTLDSNTINRGTCAAGGTTGGLITGGVVAGATSGGTTTGTTGSTTTGTTGSTTVGVIGGVPTGGGTGGGLLGGVLTTGGTTGGVLGGLVAGVTTSGTTGGTNGGSIGGTNGGVTGGSIGGNGDHDHGHQPGDHDHGEKPGDHDHGEKPGDHDHGEKPGGHDHDEKPSDHDHGGKPDDHGGYGGHQGNPDKPEGYGTDHEGHDKEAA
- a CDS encoding DUF5819 family protein, which codes for MFLHVAPPNPLSRQYSRQINAWVFPLFEQNWRLFAPDPESVNRQISARTLHTTADGRVRVSGWFDLSGVDNSAVRHDAFPSHTAQNMLRRAWSSYLETHGGDDRPRSERALMMQKYLTDIAADRIAERRGGTFESVQLRVITVPIAASAQGPGPGSSAAAPRSVETRYLPWWKVTPRGN
- a CDS encoding HTTM domain-containing protein — its product is MGAFLTVLTERPVSLYAAAVLRIGYGLLYLVFLLREFPHRDEIWGPGSPWTPELARQLFDQTGWASILTLSDSRPYFESCYALALVTSALFMLGWRTRAVSVLFAVVVASFHARAIFMTDGGDNLILLMALYLVLTACGRRWSLDARRTRLQASTGKTARSSAAPDADGLRHRLGSSQRTLTAVLHNCGMFVIAAQVCFLYGSAGLYKAQGGSWGNGTALHYVLNLDLFRPWPELSVVADEHDVLIAVASYLTVLLQVAFPFVLFGRLKYPVLTMLLGMHLGIAVLMGLPLFSGAMIIADAVFLPDRFYRSLGRLWPRTSRRPDAGKTVAPPSGERARVPSQSAPSSH